The Aspergillus nidulans FGSC A4 chromosome VIII genome contains the following window.
CCAAATAGCATTTCTCAACGGTATCATCCGAATGCCACGgttctcttcatcttctcctaTGGATCAAAGTTCATCATCCATGGCGACCGGTTCCAGCCGCACATGAATAACCAACAAGAACCCGTGACTTCGATCACGAGGTTGTACATCATCAGCTTGCCAGGTCAGTGCCATGGTCAAATGCATTATGACGCTGATGGTCAGACCAAGTCTTTGATCGTCTTGTTTCAAGCACAGTCAGCAAGGTGGCGTCTAATATTATAGGTACTGCTTTTGTCTCTTTTTATCTCCCAAGTGCCCTAGTGAAGTCCTccaggaaggaagagaatcggTAAGGGCTACTCAGTGGTTAAGGTCAGCTTAATTTGCTCAACTCAGGAACATGTTGCCTGGTCAAATTGAAATGATTAGAATAATAGGAAACTATAGTTACAGGTATTTAGATATAAAAGCACAACCCGTGGCCGAAAAAGTTCTCCTATACGCACGCATGTATCCTTCAGCCGTTCTCTTTTTaagtcttcttctttgcagcCGCCGCCTTGGCCTTtgctgccttcttcttgttgctaTTGATCATGACTATTCCGATAAATGTACCAACGACAGCGGAACCCAAAAGGGTAAGGAACACGGGGATGCGGATGGCCCAAACGCGAGGGGGAAAGAAGGCATGGAGAGGGTGGCCGGGGTCGACAAACGGCTGTCATAAGGTTAGCCTTTTCGTCCAGCAAAGTAATGAGCGTCCATCACGTACCATGAGAAGTGTCCACGCCGTGTAGTAGAGGAAGATTGCAGTAGCGGCCAAAAGCATGGCGGATCCCACAAGTTGGCCCAGCTGGCGTCGGATCAACAGTTGCCTTTACATTTTCATGAGTAGTCAAGAGTGGGGTGATCTCTTACCATAGTGACAAGGAATGGAAACCAGATACAGACAAGAGGTCGTTGGGATGTTTGTTGTATACTCGCAGGAGACTCGGCCAGCCTGGCTCCTGAATGGTCACGTGCATTACCGCGCTAAGACTCTTTGCCGCTCCATGTTCTGACTTCCATccagctcgaccagctcgaCAGCTTGAGGTCCTGGGTCGGAATACATTTTTCATCGAGGCGCGGAAAATGTCGGACTCTGTCGTTCTACAGTCCGCTGTGCGAGTACCCACGCCTCCCCCAGGCGCTTCCTACTCTCCTCAACCCTCCGGTTCACGAAAGCGATCGCCGCCCTCTCGTTCGCCCTCACCGAATCGGCGTCGCTCGCCTCCTGGCGACACGGCAGACGCTGACCGCGACGTGCCACGCATTGACCCCGAGCGTGCAATTGAGCGTGAACGTCAGTTGGCGGAACGAGTCCGCCAAtatgagcagcaggaagctGCGCGGAAGCCtctgacggaggaggagaagcaggccGCGGCAAAGGCAGAATATGAAAAGCTCCTCAACATGCGCTCCGGAGGTACATACATTCCTCCAGCGCGACTCCGGGCCCTGCAAGCGCAGATCACGGATAAGACCAGTAAAGAGTACCAACGGATGGCTTGGGAggctttgaagaagtcgaTAAACGGTCTCATCAACAAAGTCAACGTGTCGAATATCAAGTATATCGTTCCAGAACTGTTTGGCGAGAACCTAGTCCGGGGACGCGGTTTGTTTTGCCGGAGTATCATGAAAGCCCAGGCGGCAAGTTTGCCGTTCACTCCCATCTACGCTGCCATGGCGGCAATTGTCAACACCAAGCTGCCGCAGGTCGGAGAACTCCTCTTGAGTAGGTTGATTATCCAGTTCCGGAAAGCTTTCAAGAGAAACGATAAGGCGGTCTGCATATCATCGACGACATTCATCGCCCATCTGTGTAACCAACAAGTGGTGCACGAAATGCTTGCGGCCCAgattctgcttcttctgcttcacAAGCCCACTGATGACAGCGTTGAGATTGCCGTGGGGCTGACGCGAGAAGTTGGCCAGCATCTGGAGGAAATGAGCGGTCCGATTGCCTTGGCCGTATTTGACCAATTCAGGAACATCTTACACGAGGCCGATATCGACAAGCGCGTGCAGTATATGATCGAAGTACTTTTCCAGGTGCGCAAGGATCGATATAAGGATAATCCTGCCATCAAGGAGGAACTTGActtggtggaggaggaggatcaaaTCACCCATCGGATTGGGCTGGATGACGAGATTGAAACTCAAGACGGTCTAAACATCTTTAAGTACGACCCTCAGTGGGAGGAGCATGAGGAGGCCtacaagaagctgaaggcaGAGATTCTTGGTGAAGGCagtgatgacgaagacgagagcggcgaagatgacgagaGCTCAGACGAGGAGtccgaagaagaacgacaGATGGACATCAAAGACCAAAGCAATACGGACCTTGTGAATCTGCGCCGAACGATTTACTTGACTATCATGTCCAGTATTGACTTTGAAGAATGTTGTCATAAGTTGATGAAAATCTCGTTGCCAGCGGGCCTGGAACCTGAACTTCCTTCTATGATCATCGAATGTTGCTCTCAAGAGCGGACGTACTCCAAGTTCTATGGTCTTATTGGTGAACGATTCGCGAAAATTAATCGCCTCTGGTCAGACCTGTTTGAAAACGCATTCGCCAAATATTATGACACGATACATCGATATGAAACCAATCGGCTGCGCAATATCGCACGTTTCTTCGGCCATATGCTGAGTACAGATGCACTTGGCTGGCATGTTCTGTCAGTCATCCACTTgaacgaagaagaaacaacgTCGAGCAGCCGTATCTTTATCAAGATCCTTTTCCAAGACCTTGCTGAACATCTTGGTCTTCCAAAATTGCGAGAACGAATGACAGACGAGCTTCTGCGCCCAAGCTTTGAGGGTCTGTTCCCGACGGACAACCCACGCAACACCCGTTTCTCAATCAACTACTTCACCAGCATCGGTTTCGGTGTCTTAACAGAGGAATTGCGCGAGTTCTTGAAAAATATGCCCAAGCCCGAAGTTCCTGCTCTGCCACCTGCGCGGTCGCCATCTGTCAGCTCCCGCTCATCCTACTCATCCCGTTCTCGTTCGAGCTCTTACTCATACTCTCGCTCCCCATCTTATTCTCGCTCTCCTtctcgcagtcgcagcaggagacgtTCAATCAGCAGAGGCAGGTCCTATTCGCGGTCTGTGTCCGGCTCATCGCGCCGAAGCTATACCCGAAGCTCTTATACCCCCTCGCGCTCTAGATCACCCGCGCCGcgaagccgccgccgctcagTCTCATACAGTCGGTCTCTATCTCGCAGCCGCAGCTCACCCCGTCGAACTCGCCGTGGACGTACGGACTCTCGATCCCCGCCTCCACGCCGTAGTTTGAGCCGCAGTGTCTCTCGCTCCCTCACTCCACCTCGACGAGGCGGAAGAGCCCGTAGCTACTCCAGGTCACCCTCCCGGTCACTCTCCCGGTCTGTCTCCCCGCCACCCCGCCGAGCATCTGCCCGTAGACGCTACTCGTCAGAGTCGATTTCGCCTCCTGGACGGGCCAGGAGGAGCATTCCCGGATCCCGCTCGCCGCGACGCCCACCGCCCAGCCGTCGGGCCAGAAATTATTCTGTTTCTCGATCGCCTAGCCCTCGGTATGGTAGAAACCAGCGCCGACGGAACTCCAGCCCATCGCGATCTCCGTCTCCCCCACCCCGTCGGCGCCCGCGATCTCCTTCAACGCCGCCTCGTCGGTAGTCTACGATCTCAATATCAAACGTGCATGCAATCGGTAATGGTTCTGGGAATTGGGGTTTTCTAGTTAAACGATGTATTTTAGAATCTTCGCGCTTACTCGTACCAGATACTACTGAAGTGCAAATCCTATCTCTATTATTCTATTCTATCACATTGTACTTCGACCGTCAAACCTTAGACGCCCTCCCCGGCTTCCCACACGCACCTCTTACACAAGCACATCCCGCCCAAAGCGCCAGCCGCCcactccctcctctccttaaCATTCAACTCCACATCACAGTAATGATTCAggatctcctcatccttccgAATTCCCCCCTTCGCCTTTTCCCTCTCCTCGCCCTGTCTCTTCCAAACAACcctctcctcatccccacGAACCACAAACGCAATCTCTCCGCCCCACTCCCATCGAACATTCGGATCACAGCTATGATTGGCAAGACACCAAAGCGGATGCACCGCGCACGTCTCGGGCCCGCCATCCCACGTCGAGAGGCGGCCCGATGCCGTGCCCCTGAATTTTGCATAGAGCGTATTCAGAATCCACGTGTCATAGCGGTGTAGCGTGGCGTACGGATCCAGTCCCATTTCCTCAACAATACGCATAGGTTGCAAAATGGAGAGGTGGAAGCTAAAGGGGAGTGTTTCTAGTCTCTGCCTATGTCGTTTAGTCTGCTCTTCAACAGAGTCTGACTTGAGGTTTTGCTGTTTGGCAGGTGGGGATGAGACAAGCTCGGATGTGACGTAGGGTACAAAGTCGCCCCATATGTACTTGACCTCATCCAAGTCCAGCGGGTTCACCTCTTGTGTTTGAGCCATGGCCAGTGCGCGGCCAAGTAGAAGCAGGTAGAGGTAGTCTGCTTTATCCTTGGGGTCTGGTATGTCCTTCCCGATAGACTCGAGGTTCTCCATGAGACCGCAGACGGCGCCGTGGTAGGTTACCTGCGCTTGATCATGGCACGTCTGCGAGCAAAAGATGATGTCGTAGCATTCGGCGCACGCGACGGGTGGGTTCTCAGAGGATAGTGGCGGAAGGGGGCCGTTGCAGGCGTCGCAGGTGTCGTCGTGGAGACGATTCGTAGCTGTCAATAGGGAGGATTCGTGAAGGATCGTTTCACCGGGGGCGAGAtcttctttggcgaagaggcCAAGTTGGATAGAgacctcttcctcttcttgttctccttcgtcttctttctccttgttcttgttggctGTGGTAGTTTC
Protein-coding sequences here:
- a CDS encoding dolichol phosphate-mannose biosynthesis regulatory protein (transcript_id=CADANIAT00002430), whose protein sequence is MLGQLVGSAMLLAATAIFLYYTAWTLLMPFVDPGHPLHAFFPPRVWAIRIPVFLTLLGSAVVGTFIGIVMINSNKKKAAKAKAAAAKKKT
- a CDS encoding putative MYND domain protein (transcript_id=CADANIAT00002432) — its product is MAIDTERLLQDRAAATTELYADPHNPSRHLTRARIHERLGFPDLASADAYRALSLLDSVVDPDGCEFHARKKVTPAPTPTPAKVPEEDEQVEEEEDEDENDGFEPITEEEYRSMIGDTYCLLVNGLKQCGCLRDAYEFAHRGRVVLDELLTDGKEIEGLQVLKQELTNLTLEIGRESRMSNGAGKGQGLADDCGEFNDKTRLDPSKLKAQGFARRILYPWNEHEPNRKSPETLRLLNERLRDIAPKCEVRAVALPVLHETTTANKNKEKEDEGEQEEEEVSIQLGLFAKEDLAPGETILHESSLLTATNRLHDDTCDACNGPLPPLSSENPPVACAECYDIIFCSQTCHDQAQVTYHGAVCGLMENLESIGKDIPDPKDKADYLYLLLLGRALAMAQTQEVNPLDLDEVKYIWGDFVPYVTSELVSSPPAKQQNLKSDSVEEQTKRHRQRLETLPFSFHLSILQPMRIVEEMGLDPYATLHRYDTWILNTLYAKFRGTASGRLSTWDGGPETCAVHPLWCLANHSCDPNVRWEWGGEIAFVVRGDEERVVWKRQGEEREKAKGGIRKDEEILNHYCDVELNVKERREWAAGALGGMCLCKSSIWYE
- a CDS encoding U2-type spliceosomal complex subunit CWC22 (transcript_id=CADANIAT00002431); this translates as MKAQAASLPFTPIYAAMAAIVNTKLPQVGELLLSRLIIQFRKAFKRNDKAVCISSTTFIAHLCNQQVVHEMLAAQILLLLLHKPTDDSVEIAVGLTREVGQHLEEMSGPIALAVFDQFRNILHEADIDKRVQYMIEVLFQVRKDRYKDNPAIKEELDLVEEEDQITHRIGLDDEIETQDGLNIFKYDPQWEEHEEAYKKLKAEILGEGSDDEDESGEDDESSDEESEEERQMDIKDQSNTDLVNLRRTIYLTIMSSIDFEECCHKLMKISLPAGLEPELPSMIIECCSQERTYSKFYGLIGERFAKINRLWSDLFENAFAKYYDTIHRYETNRLRNIARFFGHMLSTDALGWHVLSVIHLNEEETTSSSRIFIKILFQDLAEHLGLPKLRERMTDELLRPSFEGLFPTDNPRNTRFSINYFTSIGFGVLTEELREFLKNMPKPEVPALPPARSPSVSSRSSYSSRSRSSSYSYSRSPSYSRSPSRSRSRRRSISRGRSYSRSVSGSSRRSYTRSSYTPSRSRSPAPRSRRRSVSYSRSLSRSRSSPRRTRRGRTDSRSPPPRRSLSRSVSRSLTPPRRGGRARSYSRSPSRSLSRSVSPPPRRASARRRYSSESISPPGRARRSIPGSRSPRRPPPSRRARNYSVSRSPSPRYGRNQRRRNSSPSRSPSPPPRRRPRSPSTPPRR